The Subtercola sp. PAMC28395 genome segment ACGCGACGGCGCAGTTCGGCGTAGAGGCGCTGACGGTCGACGCGAACGGTGAGCTTCTGATCACACCGTGGTTGCGTAACGCCGTTTCAGCTGTACGTCACTGAGCATGAATGCCCTCCACCTGACTCTGGCCACCGCCATCCGCCCGAGCGTCAGACCCGCGACGAACCCCTATGGCGTGCGCGTCAGTCGTCGATCAGACCGCGCCGGTCGTACCGAGCAGCAGGCCGATGCCGAACGTTGCGACGAGCGCCGCCGCGCCGCCGATCACCACGCGGAAGGTGGCCCGCAGAACCGGGCTCCCGCCGAGGCGGGCACCCATGATGCCCGTGGCCGCGAGCGCCAGGATCACCGCAACGAACGTGACGGGCACTCGAATGTTCTCCGGGGGCAACAGGATCGCCAGGAACGGCAGGATCGCGCCGATGATGAAGGCCAGCGCCGAGGCGCCGGCAGCAGCCCACGGGCTCGCGACATCGGCTTCGTCGATGTTGAGTTCCATCGACAGATGCGCGCGGAGAGCATCTTTCGCCGTCAGCTCGTTCGCCACCCTCATGGCCGTGTCGGCCGACAGCCCCTCGGCTCGGTAGAGGGCGGCAAGCTCCTCGAGCTCGCCTTCGGGGTCTTCGAGGAGCTCTTTTCGCTCCTTGGCGATGAGGGCGTGCTGGCTGTCGCGCTGGCTGCTGACCGAGACGTACTCACCGAGAGCCATCGAGATGGCACCACCGACGAGGCCAGCGGTTCCCGCCGCGAGAATCGCGGGGGTCGAAGCGCCGGCACCGGCGACACCGACCACGATCGCAGCGACGGAGACGATGCCGTCGTTCGCGCCGAGAACGCCCGCGCGAAGCCAGTTCAGGCGCCCCGCCATGCTGCTGGTGTGCGGCTCGTTGGGTTGCTGGCTGAACGCGGATTGCTCGGCAGATGCGGTCGTCATGACTCAAACGATAGACAGGACTCCGCCCCGGCGCTAGGGTGGCAAGCCTTACCTCACGAGCAGGCTCCCTATACTTCGAGCATGAAACATCAGCCGCGAATCCTTGTTGTGGAAGACGACGCTCGGCTGAACGCGATGCTCAGCGAGCTGCTGGCCAGTGAGGGGTACGACGTGGTTTCGGCGCGCGACGGCCAGCGCGCCCTGCACGAAGGCCTCACGCAGCCCTTCGTCCTCTTCTTGTTCGACCGGGGCCTCCCTCTCATCGAGGGGCTGGATGTTCTCACCAAGCTCCGGCACAGCGGAGTACTCACCCCGACGCTCATCCTCTCGGCCCTCGGCAACCCCGCCGACCGGGTGGAGGGGCTCGACAGGGGTGCAGAGGACTACCTCGCCAAGCCCTTCGACATCGACGAACTGCTCGCTCGGCTTCGTTCCCTTCTGCGCCGCCACGAGACCACGGTGCCCACGTTGAGGGTGCCCGGCGGCACCCTCGAAACCGAAGCCCGCACCGTCTCTCTTGTCTCCGGCGAGGTCGTCGCGCTGTCGGAGCGCGAAGCCGACCTGCTCGAGAGACTGGCACGCAGACCCGAGCGGGTTTTCGAGCGCGTCGATCTGCTCGACTCCGTCTTTCCTGACGCAGACGACGAGGGCGTCGTCGACACGTACGTTCACTACCTGCGCAAGAAGCTCGGCCGCAGCTGCATCGTCACGGTTCGCGGCATCGGCTACCGGCTCGGGAGTGTGTCGTGATGGCGAAACTCCGAAAGACGCGGAGCACCACTGGGCAGAGCATGTCCAGGCGCGACCGCGCCGACCTGCGGCGGGCAGCGCTTCGGCTCGCCCTGCAGTTCACGGCTCTGATCGTGGTGCTGTTCGTTGCCATGGGCGGGCTGCTCTACTTCATCGTCAGTACGAGCCAGTCCGAATCCGACCAACGCACACTCGCCGACGCTGGCCACTCCCTGTCGACCGACGACGGCTCAGGCGTGCTGCTGGCTATCTACGCCGGCGGCCGTCTGCAGGTTTCACGAGACATGCCAGCGGGCCTGCCCGACACGGATGCGATCAGCCAGGTCGCTGCCGAAGGCGGGGTCCTCCAGAAACAGGTCTCGAGCGAGGGCCACACCTACGCTGTGCGCACGGCCAAAGACTCCGACGGAGACCGCGTGATCCAGGTGGCGATCGACCAGAGGGAGAATCAGGAGGAGCTGCAACGCCTGCTCATCGCCCTGGTGATTGCAGGCGTGGTGGCGAGCGCCGCAGCTGGAGTCATCTCGGCACTCATGGCCCGTCGCTCGATGCGGCCCCTCGCCGAGGCGCTCGCACTTCAGCGGAGGTTCGTGGCCGATGCCAGCCACGAACTGCGAACTCCGCTCACGCTGCTCAGTACCCGGGCCCAACTGCTGAAGCGAACCCTGCACAACGCTCCTTCGGGCGACGGCCCGGCAACCTCTGCCGCAGTCGACGAGATCGTGCAGGATTCCCGGATGCTCTCGGAGATACTCGAAGACCTGTTGATTGCCGCCGATCCGCGTGAGACGACTGAGCAGCAGCCCCTGAATCTCGTCGAAGCGGGCACAATCGCAATCGCCGCGCTGCAGGCGGATGCTGCGGGCCGGGGCATGACGCTCACCATCACCTCATCGCAGCCGACCATCACCGTGGCCGGCACTGCCGTATCGATTCACCGGCTGTTCACCGCGCTGGTCTCGAACGCGCTGGACCACGCCGAATCGGCTGTCACGGT includes the following:
- a CDS encoding VIT family protein yields the protein MTTASAEQSAFSQQPNEPHTSSMAGRLNWLRAGVLGANDGIVSVAAIVVGVAGAGASTPAILAAGTAGLVGGAISMALGEYVSVSSQRDSQHALIAKERKELLEDPEGELEELAALYRAEGLSADTAMRVANELTAKDALRAHLSMELNIDEADVASPWAAAGASALAFIIGAILPFLAILLPPENIRVPVTFVAVILALAATGIMGARLGGSPVLRATFRVVIGGAAALVATFGIGLLLGTTGAV
- a CDS encoding response regulator transcription factor — protein: MKHQPRILVVEDDARLNAMLSELLASEGYDVVSARDGQRALHEGLTQPFVLFLFDRGLPLIEGLDVLTKLRHSGVLTPTLILSALGNPADRVEGLDRGAEDYLAKPFDIDELLARLRSLLRRHETTVPTLRVPGGTLETEARTVSLVSGEVVALSEREADLLERLARRPERVFERVDLLDSVFPDADDEGVVDTYVHYLRKKLGRSCIVTVRGIGYRLGSVS
- a CDS encoding HAMP domain-containing sensor histidine kinase, giving the protein MAKLRKTRSTTGQSMSRRDRADLRRAALRLALQFTALIVVLFVAMGGLLYFIVSTSQSESDQRTLADAGHSLSTDDGSGVLLAIYAGGRLQVSRDMPAGLPDTDAISQVAAEGGVLQKQVSSEGHTYAVRTAKDSDGDRVIQVAIDQRENQEELQRLLIALVIAGVVASAAAGVISALMARRSMRPLAEALALQRRFVADASHELRTPLTLLSTRAQLLKRTLHNAPSGDGPATSAAVDEIVQDSRMLSEILEDLLIAADPRETTEQQPLNLVEAGTIAIAALQADAAGRGMTLTITSSQPTITVAGTAVSIHRLFTALVSNALDHAESAVTVTVAVQAKEAVVTVTDDGPGFGSDINDRAFERFASSREKTPDDEQPRHYGLGLALVADVAARHGGSVSIEPPVPGSGATVVVRFPLA